Proteins encoded within one genomic window of Bradyrhizobium sp. 186:
- a CDS encoding Ig-like domain-containing protein has protein sequence MAISLSELIKQNTLGRSEGFPTGVPHSYSWYKGWNPGGQLTPPPGFSAVEGWGQVYTEEGAAASANADVEVANAKTYVHIEETGQWVLVQDQSKLGLGGGHFVADFAGNSAYPMQVTRLPGGAASFDAPAAGYNDHFWYGSRGTYAAGTVDGVYVQMDMRTTDPNAKLVAMVGVDWWRNATAPFLSDHSNNPGVGGSNWVELSTQWRTVGYYSMSTAAFQADLPPPLLGSSQTPPVVPPDTLAPAAPKIAAFTPDTGTVGDKTTDAKQLTLSGTAEAGSTVKVFEGTTVIGTTKANASGAWSLTTAQLSDGTHTFIANATDAAGNVSSKSAALNVIVSATPPVTSPPAAGQNLLVNGSFEATTLAPFAGGRWGAYQSVSGWTAIAGGTIELWNNLDRVKASDGGNFGELDYAGARDGFYQDVKTVAGQAYNLSFDARSRSGFTGSTCSIEVLWNGSLIATVPPGTDWQTYDFKVVGTGAKDRLTFREVAGQGSDGLGALYDNIELTTATSPPVTSSPAAGTNLLVNGSFESSSLAPLQDGRWGASNSIQGWHAISGGTIELWNNLNGVKASNGGNYGELDFAGALDGLYQDVKTVAGQEYALSFDARSRPGFTSSTCSIAVLWNGSVIDVVPPGSTWQSYDFTVTGTGGQDRLTFRELAGQSGDGLGALYDNVSLVAKPPSAASSSLLSDASHAMALMNQYAATAVISSGAETSRVLASEANASPTQTLSLPWQH, from the coding sequence ATGGCGATTTCGTTATCGGAGCTGATCAAACAGAACACGCTTGGTCGGAGCGAGGGGTTTCCTACCGGCGTGCCGCACAGCTACAGCTGGTACAAGGGCTGGAACCCTGGTGGTCAGCTGACCCCGCCTCCAGGCTTTTCCGCCGTCGAGGGTTGGGGGCAAGTTTATACCGAGGAAGGGGCCGCCGCCTCCGCGAACGCAGATGTCGAAGTCGCGAACGCGAAAACCTATGTGCATATCGAGGAAACCGGCCAATGGGTGCTGGTGCAGGACCAGTCAAAGCTTGGTCTGGGGGGGGGGCATTTCGTCGCCGATTTCGCCGGCAACTCAGCCTATCCGATGCAGGTGACTCGCCTGCCAGGTGGCGCCGCGAGCTTTGATGCCCCTGCGGCCGGCTACAATGATCATTTCTGGTATGGATCGCGAGGGACATACGCGGCTGGAACGGTCGACGGCGTCTATGTCCAAATGGATATGAGGACGACCGATCCGAACGCGAAACTGGTGGCCATGGTAGGCGTCGATTGGTGGCGCAACGCGACGGCTCCGTTTCTTTCCGACCACAGCAACAATCCGGGCGTTGGTGGCAGCAACTGGGTTGAGCTGTCGACCCAATGGAGGACGGTTGGCTACTATTCCATGAGCACTGCGGCATTCCAGGCAGACTTGCCTCCGCCGCTGCTCGGATCTTCACAAACGCCTCCGGTCGTGCCGCCGGACACGCTGGCACCGGCAGCACCCAAGATCGCGGCGTTTACGCCCGATACGGGTACAGTCGGAGACAAGACCACGGACGCCAAACAATTGACGCTGAGTGGTACGGCGGAAGCCGGCAGCACTGTAAAGGTGTTTGAAGGGACGACCGTCATTGGCACGACGAAAGCCAATGCGAGCGGCGCCTGGAGCCTCACCACGGCGCAATTGTCGGACGGGACCCACACGTTCATCGCGAACGCCACAGACGCTGCGGGCAACGTCAGTTCGAAATCCGCTGCCCTGAATGTGATAGTGAGTGCGACTCCTCCCGTCACCTCGCCGCCGGCAGCCGGCCAGAACCTGCTGGTTAATGGATCGTTCGAGGCAACTACCTTGGCGCCCTTCGCCGGCGGCCGTTGGGGAGCCTACCAGTCCGTTTCCGGCTGGACCGCGATCGCCGGTGGCACGATCGAGCTCTGGAACAATCTCGACAGGGTCAAGGCCAGCGACGGAGGCAATTTCGGCGAACTCGACTATGCCGGCGCTCGAGATGGCTTCTACCAGGACGTAAAGACCGTTGCCGGGCAGGCCTACAACCTGTCCTTCGACGCGCGCTCACGATCTGGCTTCACCGGTTCGACCTGCTCGATCGAGGTGTTGTGGAATGGCTCACTCATTGCCACTGTCCCTCCAGGCACCGACTGGCAAACCTACGACTTCAAGGTGGTAGGGACCGGTGCCAAGGATCGCCTCACTTTCCGTGAGGTGGCGGGCCAAGGCAGTGACGGACTCGGTGCGCTCTATGACAATATTGAACTAACCACCGCCACGTCCCCGCCAGTCACGTCATCGCCGGCAGCGGGTACGAATCTCCTTGTGAACGGATCCTTCGAGTCGTCATCACTGGCGCCCTTGCAGGACGGTCGGTGGGGAGCCTCCAATTCCATTCAGGGCTGGCACGCCATCAGTGGCGGCACCATCGAGCTCTGGAACAATCTCAACGGCGTGAAGGCCAGCAACGGAGGCAATTACGGCGAGTTGGACTTTGCCGGAGCTCTTGATGGCTTGTACCAGGATGTAAAGACCGTCGCTGGACAAGAGTACGCTCTTTCCTTTGACGCGCGCTCTCGGCCGGGGTTCACAAGCTCTACCTGCTCAATTGCGGTGTTGTGGAACGGCTCGGTCATTGACGTAGTTCCACCCGGTAGCACCTGGCAAAGCTATGATTTCACGGTGACCGGCACCGGCGGACAGGACCGCCTGACATTCCGCGAGCTGGCAGGCCAGTCAGGTGACGGACTAGGTGCGCTCTATGACAACGTTTCGTTGGTTGCCAAGCCGCCAAGCGCCGCTTCGTCGTCCCTGCTGAGTGATGCAAGTCATGCAATGGCGCTGATGAATCAATATGCGGCGACTGCTGTCATCAGCTCCGGCGCCGAGACCAGCAGGGTCTTAGCCAGTGAGGCCAACGCTTCTCCCACGCAGACACTTTCCCTTCCCTGGCAGCACTAG
- a CDS encoding aldo/keto reductase: protein MVLLNDGHALPQLGFGVWQIDNARAPEVIATAMNAGYRLIDTAANYGNEASVGVALRRMNLPRSQLYVTTKLRNEDQGYDRTMRAFDASAARLQLDVIDLYLIHWPCPQRAAYVETWRALIELQKQGRVRSIGVSNFTADHLERIIHETGVTPAVNQIELHPAFQQQMLRNIHERYGIVTQAWSPLGQGRALDDPRIRAIAERSSRTVAQVILRWHLETGSIAIPKSANAARMAENIDLFGFGLTSNDHAVIAGLDRPDGRIGPDPAAYGQMRILRRLTRRFLTT, encoded by the coding sequence ATGGTGCTGCTGAATGACGGCCATGCACTGCCTCAACTCGGCTTCGGTGTCTGGCAGATCGACAATGCGCGCGCACCTGAGGTCATCGCCACCGCGATGAATGCCGGCTATCGCTTGATCGACACTGCGGCGAACTACGGAAACGAAGCCAGTGTCGGCGTGGCCTTGAGGCGGATGAATCTGCCGAGAAGCCAGTTGTATGTCACGACGAAGCTCCGTAACGAAGATCAGGGATACGATCGGACAATGCGCGCCTTCGACGCCAGCGCTGCGAGGTTGCAACTCGACGTGATCGATCTGTACTTGATTCATTGGCCATGTCCTCAACGCGCGGCCTACGTCGAAACCTGGCGTGCGCTCATTGAACTCCAGAAGCAGGGACGTGTTCGGTCGATCGGGGTGTCCAACTTCACGGCCGATCATTTGGAGCGCATCATCCATGAGACCGGCGTCACACCGGCGGTGAATCAGATCGAATTGCATCCCGCGTTTCAGCAGCAAATGCTGCGGAATATCCATGAACGCTACGGCATCGTGACCCAGGCCTGGAGCCCGCTCGGCCAGGGCAGGGCTCTTGACGATCCGAGGATCCGGGCCATCGCTGAGCGCAGCAGCCGTACCGTCGCGCAGGTCATTCTTCGCTGGCACCTCGAGACCGGCTCTATCGCGATTCCGAAATCGGCAAACGCGGCCCGCATGGCTGAAAACATCGATCTATTCGGCTTTGGGCTGACCAGCAACGACCATGCTGTAATTGCGGGGCTGGACCGGCCCGATGGACGGATCGGCCCCGATCCAGCAGCGTATGGGCAAATGCGCATCCTGCGCCGGCTGACCCGACGCTTCTTGACGACCTGA
- a CDS encoding acyltransferase — protein MASIEDKWEATKGRPAGFDVLRITLAIAVILWHTVAVCYGLAAEQWFYGGPLKPLVWLVIPAFFALSGFLVAGSLERNNLPLFVVLRIIRIFPALTAEVMISAILIGSIFTTLPLSQYFTDPDFFRYLLNTIGDIHFYLPSVFSDLPVPNMVNSQLWTIPHELECYLAISAAALIGLTKRHRLFLFAVLFIIIALALRDVLGGKPGSPAAPPGRMLVLAFLCGVALFLNRSRIAYSPWLFLASAAGFVVSVLTSTRAGEDLAAIFVAYLTVYLGLLNFSTGPIAKVADYSYGVYLYGFPVQQTVAQLLPDHRVWYVNFGLSLAATLVFAMASWHLLESKVMARKKIILAFVSTLVDRTRNHLVLARGFLVRRSAEPAHATSPKQTVHTSWDDDLSR, from the coding sequence ATGGCATCGATTGAAGACAAATGGGAAGCGACGAAGGGGAGGCCCGCGGGCTTCGACGTCCTACGCATCACATTGGCGATCGCAGTAATCCTCTGGCATACCGTCGCAGTGTGCTACGGCCTGGCCGCCGAGCAGTGGTTCTATGGCGGCCCTCTCAAACCACTGGTCTGGCTTGTCATTCCGGCCTTCTTTGCGCTGAGCGGCTTCCTCGTCGCAGGAAGCCTCGAGCGCAACAATCTTCCGTTATTCGTCGTGTTGCGGATTATACGAATATTTCCCGCTCTGACCGCGGAAGTCATGATCTCGGCGATATTGATCGGTTCAATCTTTACGACTCTCCCACTATCGCAGTATTTCACCGATCCGGACTTCTTCCGTTACTTGCTTAATACGATCGGCGATATTCACTTCTACCTGCCGAGCGTTTTTTCTGATTTGCCCGTACCAAACATGGTGAACAGCCAGCTCTGGACCATCCCACACGAGCTCGAATGCTATCTGGCGATCAGCGCGGCGGCATTGATCGGCCTAACCAAGCGCCACCGGCTGTTCCTCTTCGCCGTGCTGTTCATCATTATCGCATTGGCGCTGCGCGACGTGCTTGGCGGCAAGCCGGGTTCGCCGGCCGCGCCCCCAGGCCGAATGTTGGTCCTCGCTTTTCTGTGCGGGGTCGCGCTATTCCTGAACCGAAGCAGGATCGCGTATTCCCCCTGGCTCTTTCTGGCCAGCGCCGCCGGTTTCGTTGTTTCCGTGCTCACCTCGACCCGAGCCGGCGAGGATCTCGCCGCCATCTTCGTTGCCTACCTCACGGTCTATCTCGGACTGCTCAATTTCAGCACAGGACCGATTGCCAAGGTCGCCGACTATTCGTACGGCGTGTATCTCTATGGATTTCCGGTGCAGCAGACAGTGGCTCAGCTGTTGCCCGATCACCGCGTGTGGTACGTCAATTTCGGGCTCAGCCTCGCCGCGACGCTCGTCTTCGCGATGGCATCGTGGCATCTGCTTGAATCCAAGGTGATGGCGAGGAAGAAGATCATTCTCGCGTTCGTCTCGACGCTCGTAGACCGTACACGAAATCACCTTGTACTCGCTCGGGGCTTTCTGGTTCGTCGCTCCGCGGAACCCGCACACGCGACGTCACCCAAGCAAACGGTCCACACGAGCTGGGATGATGATCTGAGCCGGTAG
- the rfbF gene encoding glucose-1-phosphate cytidylyltransferase — translation MKVVILAGGYGTRLSEHTSVVPKPLVEIGGRPILWHIMKLYSHHGLNEFVICCGYKSTVIKDYFMSYLSHQGDFTLDLQSNRIEMHRNGCEPWKVTLVDTGEKTMTGGRLKRVRDHLGDSTFCMTYGDGVCDVNIRELIKFHHQQGALATVTAVQLPGRFGAINLSSDRPRAAQFREKDAGDGQVINGGFFVVEPQALDLVDSDSTSWESEPLTRLIEQDQLAVYRHRGYWQNMDTLRDKTVLQGLWDAGNPPWCVWGKGGVAASANTPTPKPAIAHQVTL, via the coding sequence ATGAAGGTTGTCATTCTCGCCGGCGGCTATGGTACGAGATTGAGCGAGCATACCTCGGTGGTTCCAAAGCCATTGGTTGAGATCGGTGGTCGTCCGATCCTGTGGCACATCATGAAGCTCTATTCTCATCACGGCCTGAATGAATTCGTCATCTGCTGTGGTTACAAGAGCACGGTGATCAAAGACTATTTCATGAGCTACCTGTCTCATCAGGGAGATTTCACGCTCGACCTCCAGTCCAATCGCATTGAAATGCATCGAAATGGCTGCGAACCCTGGAAGGTGACGCTGGTCGATACCGGCGAGAAGACGATGACCGGTGGCCGGCTTAAGCGGGTGCGCGATCATCTCGGGGATTCGACGTTTTGCATGACGTATGGCGATGGTGTCTGCGACGTCAACATACGCGAATTGATCAAGTTTCATCATCAGCAAGGCGCGCTGGCGACGGTCACTGCGGTACAGTTGCCTGGCCGCTTCGGCGCGATCAATCTCTCTTCGGACCGCCCGCGCGCGGCGCAGTTCCGCGAAAAGGACGCGGGCGACGGCCAGGTCATCAACGGAGGCTTCTTCGTCGTGGAGCCGCAGGCTCTCGATCTTGTCGACAGTGATAGCACAAGCTGGGAGAGTGAACCGCTGACGCGGTTGATCGAACAGGACCAACTCGCGGTCTATAGGCACCGTGGTTACTGGCAGAACATGGACACCTTGCGCGACAAGACCGTGCTGCAAGGGCTATGGGATGCAGGCAATCCGCCTTGGTGCGTGTGGGGCAAGGGTGGCGTCGCGGCGAGTGCGAACACGCCGACGCCGAAGCCGGCCATTGCCCATCAAGTCACGCTCTGA
- a CDS encoding SDR family oxidoreductase, with translation MRILFTGADGYIGAVLGPKLLERGHHATGIDTGLYRRGWLFDDGRTRPMVMSRDTRQLSRSDLVNFDAVVHLAELSNDPLGENNPAITMEINHRGSVEFALKCKEAGIERFVYASSCSIYGAAGGDLKSETSTCDPQTAYARCKVLVERDLVALTDSRFTPVFLRNATAFGASPRQRFDLVLNNLAGWAFTTGKIRVMSDGTPCRPLVHIEDICQAILCALEAPRGAVCAEAFNVGDETQNYTVREIAEIVNETFPGCELSFGPSGPDNRSYRVSFAKIKAHMPSFRCGWNAQRGARQLRSVFEHIQLDEATFNAAPFTRLSELRHLQHTEQLDSHLRWTPIPEFVPGANALSLVGG, from the coding sequence ATGCGCATTCTCTTCACGGGAGCCGACGGATATATCGGTGCGGTGCTCGGTCCAAAATTGCTTGAACGCGGTCACCACGCGACCGGTATTGACACGGGTCTGTACCGTCGTGGTTGGCTATTCGATGACGGCAGGACACGGCCGATGGTGATGTCACGTGATACGCGGCAATTGTCGCGGTCCGATTTGGTAAACTTCGACGCTGTGGTTCACTTGGCGGAACTGTCCAATGATCCGCTCGGGGAGAACAATCCCGCTATAACGATGGAGATCAACCATCGTGGATCGGTGGAGTTTGCGCTCAAATGCAAGGAAGCGGGCATCGAACGATTCGTCTATGCGTCGTCTTGCAGTATCTATGGTGCGGCAGGGGGCGACCTGAAATCCGAGACGTCAACCTGCGATCCTCAAACGGCCTACGCGCGATGCAAGGTACTGGTTGAACGTGATCTCGTCGCGTTGACAGATTCCCGCTTCACGCCGGTGTTTCTGCGCAACGCGACAGCGTTTGGAGCATCCCCCCGACAGCGCTTCGACCTGGTCTTGAACAATCTTGCCGGCTGGGCGTTCACGACGGGAAAGATACGCGTCATGAGCGACGGCACGCCTTGCCGTCCTCTGGTCCATATCGAGGACATCTGCCAGGCAATCCTGTGTGCTCTCGAAGCGCCACGCGGGGCAGTCTGCGCCGAGGCATTCAATGTTGGCGACGAAACCCAGAACTATACGGTGCGCGAGATTGCAGAGATCGTGAACGAGACTTTTCCCGGTTGCGAGCTATCATTCGGTCCGAGCGGCCCAGACAACCGCAGCTATCGTGTATCTTTTGCAAAGATTAAGGCTCACATGCCAAGCTTCCGCTGCGGATGGAATGCGCAGCGCGGTGCGCGGCAATTGAGAAGCGTGTTCGAACATATTCAGTTGGACGAAGCCACGTTCAATGCGGCGCCCTTTACTCGCCTTTCCGAGCTTCGCCACTTGCAACACACGGAGCAGTTGGATTCCCATTTGCGGTGGACGCCGATTCCCGAATTCGTTCCGGGGGCGAACGCGTTATCATTGGTCGGCGGCTGA
- a CDS encoding response regulator transcription factor: MSVILVVDAHSVYRSGLRDVIGTRFKKSRVVDTSGLEGFDLETSFDLILIDLGCLTPRSLGVLAEVFDIRPATRIAVMSTSTTREDVLRCLSAGFHGFVPKLQSDEELLSAIDDLLSGRIYVPRWLADDDVRRPETTQTVNFDLEALRLTRRQNEILPLLAQGMSNKEIARELSIAEGTSKIHTAALLRALGARNRTEAAFMAAKLVGPRDRLTTKMKSQRFVINRSNGSGSDQISGTRWTGRSFEDRRSDRRLLK, translated from the coding sequence GTGTCTGTTATATTAGTAGTCGATGCGCACAGTGTTTATCGTAGCGGCCTCCGGGACGTGATTGGGACCCGGTTCAAGAAATCTCGCGTTGTTGATACCTCGGGGCTCGAAGGCTTCGATCTGGAGACCAGTTTCGATCTGATTTTGATCGACCTCGGCTGCCTCACCCCGCGTTCGCTCGGTGTTCTTGCTGAAGTATTCGACATAAGGCCCGCGACGCGTATTGCCGTGATGTCAACGTCGACTACGCGTGAGGATGTGTTGAGGTGTCTTTCGGCCGGCTTCCACGGTTTCGTGCCCAAGCTTCAGTCGGATGAGGAATTGCTGTCCGCGATCGATGATTTGTTGTCGGGACGCATCTATGTACCCCGGTGGCTGGCTGATGATGACGTTCGCCGGCCAGAAACTACTCAGACGGTCAACTTCGATCTAGAGGCCCTGCGATTGACGCGCCGGCAGAACGAAATTCTTCCGCTCCTGGCTCAGGGAATGTCGAACAAGGAGATTGCGCGCGAACTGAGTATTGCGGAAGGGACCAGCAAGATTCATACAGCGGCTCTTCTGCGCGCGCTTGGCGCTCGCAATCGCACGGAGGCCGCGTTTATGGCCGCGAAGCTGGTCGGGCCCAGAGACCGGTTAACCACAAAAATGAAGAGCCAGAGGTTCGTGATCAACAGGAGCAATGGCTCAGGTTCCGATCAGATCTCCGGCACCCGGTGGACCGGCCGTTCTTTCGAAGACCGGCGGAGCGATCGCCGCCTTCTCAAATGA
- a CDS encoding helix-turn-helix domain-containing protein, which yields MLTMSQKNCVARIAWLLLRIRPHLPADLKRPEALRLQLPRADLADHVGTSLETVCRTLAEFKAKKLIDLPNRKTIRFVNLEGLARISNGPAFD from the coding sequence GTGCTGACCATGAGCCAAAAAAATTGCGTGGCGCGCATCGCGTGGCTGTTGTTGCGCATTCGGCCGCACTTGCCCGCCGATCTCAAACGCCCGGAAGCACTCCGGCTTCAGTTGCCCCGGGCCGATCTTGCCGACCACGTCGGAACATCGCTTGAAACGGTTTGCCGCACGCTCGCAGAGTTCAAAGCGAAAAAACTAATTGACCTGCCCAACCGCAAGACCATCAGGTTCGTCAACTTGGAAGGTTTGGCGAGGATCTCCAACGGGCCGGCCTTCGATTGA